One window from the genome of Natrinema caseinilyticum encodes:
- a CDS encoding NAD(P)/FAD-dependent oxidoreductase: protein MTSSLDFEDESRYEVAVVGGGPAGLTTALYTTRLGHETAVFDRGGGRAAMMQETHNVIGVPESVSGNEFLETAVDQIRSYGADYRQEFVTAIERRDGSFELETVDGTALADRVVLAAGFSDGRPDPPLPRTGRGLHYCLHCDAYMFVDEPVYVMGHGESAAHVGMIMLNYTDDVDLLLRGDEPTWSDETATMLDNHPVDIVHDDVTGVRNGEDGWLEALEFEDGTVREYRGGFAMYGSEYNNGLAESLGADLTADGTVDVDDHGRTSVDGLFAVGDLVPGHNQVPVAMGQGAKAGIAIHKDLREFPKSVAELEADGAVSVSDVPAIADGLRSRANEHSSAEGD from the coding sequence ATGACATCATCCCTCGATTTCGAAGACGAATCCCGCTACGAGGTAGCCGTCGTCGGCGGCGGACCGGCCGGTCTGACGACCGCTCTTTACACGACGCGACTCGGCCACGAAACCGCGGTTTTCGATCGCGGCGGCGGTCGGGCCGCGATGATGCAAGAGACGCACAACGTCATCGGCGTCCCCGAATCCGTCTCCGGCAACGAGTTTCTCGAGACGGCCGTCGATCAGATTCGCTCGTACGGCGCGGACTACCGCCAGGAGTTCGTGACCGCAATCGAGCGCCGCGACGGTTCGTTCGAGCTCGAAACGGTGGACGGAACGGCTCTCGCCGATCGCGTGGTGCTCGCGGCCGGCTTTTCGGACGGGCGTCCCGACCCGCCGCTACCCCGAACGGGACGGGGGCTGCACTACTGTCTCCACTGTGATGCGTACATGTTCGTCGACGAACCGGTCTACGTGATGGGCCACGGCGAGAGCGCGGCCCACGTCGGGATGATCATGCTCAACTACACCGACGACGTGGATCTCTTGCTTCGAGGCGACGAGCCGACGTGGAGCGACGAGACGGCGACGATGCTCGACAACCATCCCGTCGACATCGTTCACGACGACGTGACCGGTGTCCGGAACGGCGAGGACGGCTGGCTCGAGGCGCTGGAATTCGAAGACGGAACCGTTCGCGAGTACAGGGGCGGGTTCGCGATGTACGGTTCCGAGTACAACAACGGCCTGGCGGAGTCACTCGGGGCGGACCTCACGGCCGACGGCACGGTCGACGTCGACGATCACGGGCGGACCTCCGTCGACGGGCTGTTCGCGGTCGGCGATCTGGTGCCCGGCCACAACCAGGTCCCGGTCGCCATGGGTCAGGGAGCGAAAGCGGGGATCGCGATTCACAAGGACCTCCGCGAATTCCCGAAGTCCGTCGCGGAACTCGAGGCCGACGGCGCCGTGTCCGTAAGCGACGTTCCCGCGATCGCAGACGGTCTTCGAAGTCGGGCGAACGAGCACTCGTCGGCGGAAGGCGACTGA
- a CDS encoding alpha/beta fold hydrolase, translating to MDRASWTDQAEALTGSDRFGLAIDPDDDRPTAIREAVAQLRTTVGVDHVVLVGASIGGEAAVVAAAEAGDDVDGLVAISPGGGTDRGSEIRARSLFVVAENDDERFVETTRRLHENAPDPSRLEVLSGDEHGQRLFETARGDDLEGWIDDVIETACREA from the coding sequence ATGGACCGAGCGAGTTGGACGGACCAGGCCGAGGCGCTCACGGGGAGCGACCGGTTCGGGCTCGCGATCGATCCCGACGACGATCGTCCGACGGCGATCCGCGAGGCGGTGGCGCAACTCCGAACGACCGTCGGCGTCGACCACGTCGTCCTGGTCGGAGCGAGCATCGGTGGCGAAGCGGCGGTCGTCGCTGCCGCAGAAGCCGGCGACGACGTCGACGGGCTGGTCGCGATTTCCCCCGGCGGCGGCACAGACCGCGGGTCCGAGATCCGAGCACGGTCGCTGTTCGTCGTGGCGGAGAACGACGACGAACGGTTCGTCGAAACGACCAGACGGCTCCACGAGAACGCACCCGATCCGAGCCGACTCGAGGTGCTGTCGGGTGACGAACACGGCCAGCGATTGTTCGAGACGGCTCGCGGCGACGATCTCGAGGGCTGGATCGACGACGTGATCGAAACCGCGTGTCGCGAGGCCTAG
- a CDS encoding MarR family transcriptional regulator, with product MSHTKDRLYDLSPSAKLVFKVLEENGTMTQSQIADESFLAKRTVRYALGNLRDADILHERVSFRDARKTLYSIPESVAADEMVGATK from the coding sequence ATGAGCCATACCAAAGACCGCCTTTACGACCTCTCACCCAGCGCGAAACTCGTCTTCAAAGTACTCGAGGAAAACGGCACGATGACGCAGAGCCAGATCGCGGACGAATCCTTCCTGGCCAAGCGGACCGTCCGGTACGCACTCGGCAACCTCCGTGACGCCGATATACTCCACGAACGCGTTTCGTTCCGCGATGCGAGAAAAACGCTCTATTCGATTCCGGAATCGGTGGCGGCCGACGAGATGGTAGGCGCCACGAAGTGA